A window from Borrelia sp. P9F1 encodes these proteins:
- a CDS encoding P83/100 family protein: protein DEKGRLEEQIKDKRDEREALEKKGSDLKGTQEQLDKGQDKLDAQRDMVKERLQEDIDNKNKDKDLPKPGDMGFPKVDERDNERQESVIDSNRENGNATGTSLDQSSGRKSDHKFVFLEVLDPSTNLGVLQFVDSDGNKLKEASQHGIRRYGVYERADDLVVIKLCSGIAKLQLINKADDLKVKSESQFELSRDSSLFVDAKMILVVVKDNNVWKLAKFSSKDLSDFILSEDEVLPFTSFTVSNEFVYLQDATGKVAILDIKTLKRVP from the coding sequence AGGATGAGAAGGGTAGGCTAGAGGAGCAGATTAAAGATAAGAGAGATGAGAGAGAAGCTTTGGAAAAGAAGGGTAGTGATCTTAAGGGAACTCAGGAGCAATTAGACAAAGGTCAAGATAAGTTGGATGCGCAAAGAGATATGGTTAAGGAAAGGTTACAGGAGGATATTGATAATAAAAATAAGGACAAGGATTTACCAAAGCCAGGAGATATGGGTTTTCCTAAGGTGGATGAGAGGGATAATGAACGGCAAGAGAGTGTGATAGATAGTAATAGGGAGAATGGGAATGCTACGGGAACATCATTAGATCAGTCATCTGGTAGGAAATCTGATCATAAGTTTGTTTTTCTAGAAGTGCTTGACCCGAGTACGAATTTGGGGGTATTGCAGTTTGTTGATTCTGATGGGAATAAGTTAAAGGAGGCCTCTCAGCATGGAATTAGGCGGTATGGGGTTTATGAGAGGGCAGATGATTTAGTGGTGATAAAGCTCTGTTCGGGTATTGCAAAGCTTCAGCTGATTAATAAGGCAGATGATTTAAAAGTTAAATCTGAGTCACAATTTGAGTTAAGTAGGGATTCTTCACTTTTTGTTGATGCAAAAATGATTCTGGTAGTCGTTAAAGACAATAATGTTTGGAAATTAGCAAAGTTTTCCTCAAAGGATTTAAGTGATTTCATACTTTCAGAAGATGAAGTCTTGCCATTTACAAGCTTTACTGTTAGTAACGAATTTGTTTATTTGCAAGACGCAACTGGGAAGGTCGCAATCCTGGACATAAAAACTCTGAAAAGAGTTCCCTAG
- the groES gene encoding co-chaperone GroES codes for MKNIKPLADRVLIKVKEAESKTISGLYIPENAKEKTNVGTVMAVGSSKEEITVKVGDVVLYEKYAGAAVKIEDKEHLILKAKEIIAIIEE; via the coding sequence ATGAAAAATATTAAACCTTTAGCTGATAGGGTGTTGATTAAGGTGAAAGAAGCTGAGAGTAAGACGATTTCTGGGTTGTACATACCGGAGAATGCGAAAGAGAAGACAAATGTTGGAACGGTTATGGCTGTTGGTTCTAGTAAGGAAGAGATTACTGTTAAGGTTGGTGATGTTGTGCTTTACGAAAAGTATGCTGGGGCCGCTGTAAAGATTGAGGATAAGGAACATCTGATTCTGAAGGCAAAAGAAATTATAGCTATTATAGAGGAATAA
- a CDS encoding ABC transporter permease subunit yields the protein MGVFFLILMALPFLINDTSRLAIYRKDPNRVYVETINKLPQPPTVDNPLGTDKMGRDIMARLILATRNSILLAFSYATISALIGIFVGIIIGSFKFKTCILISKLIEALQTVPFSYILILIFYHFAKQKNYNILEVAVVLALIHGWIPFSFLTRNSTIVIKNLDYVKASRTMGAGNLRLTINHIFPEIFSSISSIIPLQISKSLTTFEIVNYLQKENRRFYPSLGELLSYMEMGREYFWVWGNPLLVLLTINIILALISFKLKKHVKYFISS from the coding sequence ATGGGGGTCTTTTTTTTAATTTTAATGGCACTTCCGTTCTTAATTAACGATACTTCAAGGCTTGCGATATACAGAAAAGATCCAAATAGAGTATACGTTGAAACAATAAATAAGCTTCCTCAACCTCCAACTGTTGACAACCCTTTAGGAACGGATAAAATGGGAAGAGATATAATGGCGAGGCTAATACTCGCCACTAGAAATTCTATTTTGCTTGCGTTTAGCTATGCGACAATTTCAGCTTTAATTGGAATTTTTGTAGGAATAATAATTGGAAGCTTTAAATTTAAGACTTGCATACTAATATCGAAATTAATAGAAGCACTACAAACGGTGCCGTTTTCTTACATACTGATATTAATTTTCTACCATTTTGCAAAACAAAAAAATTACAATATATTGGAGGTAGCTGTTGTCTTGGCTTTAATACACGGATGGATTCCGTTCTCATTTTTGACAAGGAACAGTACCATAGTAATAAAAAACCTCGACTACGTTAAAGCAAGTCGGACTATGGGAGCGGGTAACCTTAGACTGACAATAAACCATATATTCCCAGAGATTTTCTCGTCAATATCATCAATCATTCCTCTACAAATATCGAAAAGCTTAACTACATTCGAGATAGTAAACTATTTACAAAAAGAAAATAGAAGATTTTATCCAAGCCTTGGAGAACTTTTAAGCTATATGGAAATGGGAAGAGAATACTTTTGGGTATGGGGAAACCCCTTATTAGTACTGCTAACAATTAACATAATTCTAGCTTTAATAAGCTTTAAACTTAAAAAACACGTGAAATATTTCATTTCATCGTAA
- a CDS encoding septum formation initiator family protein, whose product MFLVKKIVLSVYVGLVGYFMITPIFGERGIVSYKELHNSSVLMRDHIASLKEIQKTLKAKYINLQISKPAILREASKIGYYPRNSVVIKNLNDVDSYSQGSILYLQKTPRNSNVEKNFYLISVVISLIFYFVLSYLETLNILNKGRSTL is encoded by the coding sequence ATGTTTTTGGTGAAAAAAATTGTACTGTCGGTGTATGTGGGACTGGTAGGGTATTTCATGATCACTCCGATCTTCGGAGAGAGAGGGATTGTTAGCTATAAAGAACTACACAATAGTTCAGTCTTGATGAGAGACCATATCGCATCGTTGAAAGAAATACAGAAAACTTTAAAGGCGAAGTACATTAATCTGCAAATATCCAAACCTGCAATCTTAAGAGAAGCAAGTAAAATTGGATACTATCCTAGGAATTCAGTAGTAATAAAAAATTTGAATGATGTTGATAGTTACAGCCAAGGGAGCATTTTGTATTTACAAAAAACACCTAGGAACAGTAATGTAGAGAAAAATTTTTACCTAATCTCAGTAGTGATATCTCTCATTTTTTATTTTGTGTTAAGCTACCTAGAAACACTCAATATTCTTAACAAAGGAAGGTCGACCTTATAG
- a CDS encoding ABC-F family ATP-binding cassette domain-containing protein, whose product MITVSNLEVAFGERVLFKDVNIKFSPGNCYGIIGANGAGKSTFLKVLGGAIEANKGDIFIPRDQRMAVLEQNQFSYDDFKVIDTVIMGHKKLYDVQREKDEIYEKADFSEEDGIRAGELEAEFAELGGYEAESEASVLLKGLGIDEAAHGSSMKDIEGALKVRVLLAQALFGDPDILLLDEPTNNLDIQSIKWLEEFLINFENTVIVVSHDRHFLNQVCTHIVDIDYGKIQVYLGNYDFWYETSQILNKQLKDAKKRSEEKIAELKTFIQRFSSNASKSRQATSRKKLIEKIKIEDLKPSSRKFPYVNFKSERELGKNVLAIKNLTREFEGRRILDKFNIVVEPGQKVVFLGNPISASFLFDIISNEDRDYKGHYEWGSTVKFAYFNKDNEKYFKLDLSLVDWLRQYSKEQDETYIRGFLGRMLFSQDEALKKVSVLSGGEKVRCMLSKIMLSGANVLLLDQPTNHLDLEAITSLNTGLKEFKGVVLFTSHDHQFIDTIANRIIEFTPNGIIDRHMTFSEYVDDSNVKDLRNKLCEGQSSLKL is encoded by the coding sequence TTGATAACAGTAAGTAATTTAGAAGTTGCTTTTGGAGAGAGAGTTCTGTTTAAGGATGTAAATATTAAGTTTTCTCCTGGAAATTGTTACGGAATAATTGGGGCTAATGGAGCGGGCAAGAGTACTTTTTTGAAAGTTTTAGGGGGAGCTATTGAGGCTAATAAGGGTGATATTTTTATTCCTCGAGATCAAAGAATGGCTGTTCTCGAGCAAAATCAGTTTTCATACGATGATTTTAAGGTAATCGATACTGTGATCATGGGACATAAGAAGCTTTATGATGTTCAAAGGGAGAAGGATGAGATTTATGAAAAGGCTGATTTTAGCGAAGAGGATGGCATTAGAGCTGGGGAACTTGAGGCCGAATTTGCTGAGCTTGGTGGATATGAGGCTGAATCTGAGGCGTCGGTTCTTCTTAAAGGATTGGGTATAGACGAAGCAGCGCATGGTAGCTCAATGAAGGATATTGAGGGAGCTTTAAAAGTGAGAGTACTCTTGGCGCAAGCTCTTTTTGGTGATCCTGACATATTACTTCTTGATGAGCCTACTAATAATCTTGATATTCAGTCAATTAAGTGGTTAGAAGAATTTTTGATCAACTTTGAGAATACTGTAATTGTTGTATCTCATGATAGGCATTTTTTAAATCAGGTATGTACTCATATTGTTGACATTGATTATGGAAAAATTCAAGTTTATCTTGGTAATTATGATTTTTGGTATGAAACTAGTCAAATTTTGAATAAGCAATTAAAAGATGCTAAGAAAAGGTCTGAGGAAAAAATTGCAGAACTTAAAACTTTTATTCAGAGATTTTCAAGTAATGCATCGAAGTCTAGGCAAGCTACTTCAAGAAAAAAGTTAATTGAAAAGATTAAAATTGAAGATTTAAAGCCTTCTTCTAGGAAGTTTCCTTATGTTAACTTCAAGAGCGAGAGAGAACTTGGAAAAAATGTTCTTGCAATTAAAAATTTAACTAGAGAATTTGAGGGGCGACGTATTCTAGATAAGTTTAATATTGTGGTTGAGCCTGGGCAAAAGGTTGTGTTTTTGGGCAACCCAATTTCAGCAAGTTTTCTTTTTGACATAATAAGTAATGAGGATAGGGATTATAAGGGACATTACGAATGGGGTTCTACAGTTAAATTTGCCTATTTTAATAAAGATAACGAAAAATATTTTAAACTGGATTTAAGTTTGGTGGATTGGTTAAGGCAGTATTCAAAGGAACAGGATGAAACCTATATTAGGGGATTTTTAGGAAGAATGCTTTTCAGTCAGGATGAAGCTTTGAAAAAAGTTAGTGTACTTTCAGGAGGTGAAAAGGTTAGATGTATGCTTTCAAAAATAATGCTTAGTGGAGCTAATGTATTGTTGTTGGATCAACCAACTAATCATTTGGATCTTGAGGCTATTACATCTTTGAATACGGGTCTTAAAGAATTTAAGGGAGTTGTGTTATTTACGTCTCATGACCATCAGTTTATTGATACCATTGCTAATAGGATTATTGAATTTACACCAAATGGGATAATCGATCGTCACATGACCTTTTCAGAATACGTTGATGACTCTAACGTTAAAGACTTGAGAAATAAGCTTTGCGAGGGGCAGTCTAGTTTAAAACTTTAA
- a CDS encoding P83/100 family protein has product MKRIWVIFVSFFVFLDFFALHAKEVDRQKLKDFVDMDLEFLNYRGSYDSTDTYEQIVGIGEFLAKNLINNKSNYYNKYYVNRYVDEQDEKSSSDVFLIGDRSALDSVLNLRRILMGYLMKAFGYTRDSAELLAKAITIYNAVYRGDLVYYGDSYIQSALKDATKDNVGLSRVYSQWAGKTHVFIPLRRDILSGNVGSEVDLDRIVTERVIASLLNENESGGTDFARDITDVQDEIRDIDQERVDIEAESLKSIEEELNDTIEDLREQLEKATSEDEKGRLEEQIKDKRDERDALEKKGSDLKGTQEQLDKGQDKLDAQRDMVKERLQEDIDNKNKDKDLPKPGDIGSPKVDEKEELNDTIEDLREQLEKAT; this is encoded by the coding sequence ATGAAAAGAATATGGGTAATATTTGTTTCTTTTTTTGTTTTCTTGGATTTTTTTGCTCTTCATGCTAAAGAGGTCGATAGACAGAAATTAAAGGACTTTGTTGATATGGATCTTGAATTTTTGAATTATCGAGGTTCTTATGACAGTACAGATACATATGAGCAGATTGTAGGGATTGGTGAATTTTTAGCTAAAAATTTGATTAATAATAAATCTAACTACTACAACAAGTATTATGTTAATAGATATGTTGATGAGCAGGATGAGAAGAGTAGTTCTGATGTATTTCTAATTGGCGATAGATCTGCTCTTGATAGTGTGCTAAACCTTAGAAGGATACTTATGGGGTACTTAATGAAAGCTTTTGGTTACACTCGAGATAGTGCAGAATTATTGGCTAAGGCTATTACTATATATAATGCTGTTTATCGAGGAGATCTGGTTTATTATGGGGACTCTTATATCCAGTCTGCACTTAAGGATGCAACTAAAGATAATGTAGGACTTTCAAGAGTTTATAGTCAGTGGGCTGGAAAGACTCATGTTTTTATTCCCCTTAGAAGAGATATTTTGTCGGGAAATGTTGGGTCAGAGGTTGATCTTGACAGAATAGTTACAGAAAGAGTAATAGCGTCTCTTTTAAATGAGAATGAAAGTGGCGGGACGGATTTTGCAAGGGATATTACTGATGTTCAGGATGAAATACGGGATATAGACCAAGAGAGGGTTGATATTGAGGCTGAGTCCTTAAAGAGCATCGAGGAAGAATTAAATGATACTATAGAGGATTTAAGAGAACAGTTGGAGAAGGCTACTAGTGAGGATGAGAAGGGTAGGCTAGAGGAGCAGATTAAAGATAAGAGAGATGAGAGAGATGCTTTGGAAAAGAAGGGTAGTGATCTTAAGGGAACTCAGGAACAATTAGACAAAGGTCAAGATAAGTTGGATGCGCAAAGAGATATGGTTAAGGAGAGGTTACAGGAGGACATTGATAATAAAAATAAGGATAAGGATTTACCAAAACCAGGAGATATAGGTTCTCCTAAAGTGGATGAGAAGGAAGAATTAAATGATACTATAGAGGATTTAAGAGAACAGTTGGAGAAGGCTAC
- a CDS encoding ABC transporter permease, whose amino-acid sequence MAAFILKNVLLTAINIVVSTFFCMSLLNMFSSNSSGVPFVQKNVFKEYLEYVGLLKSIVSYKVVYDFDPNLALDKSCFAKQIAGNSYMVYKTKYKGLIWGEPRYSPLTKGSPTINVIFSKIKNTLKLSIPGITFAYIIAVSFVIAWTLVVKNNSLNNVLDYIMLFLNSLPRNLVIMLIISTLYYFNMDPKNSIMGGFGWFFSFFLFNAVIFKQALHKNLAECYITTAKSKGLKRIKVILRHALTPSLIPIVTNLRSTLATTFFGTSMIETMFGIDGVGSLTINSIKSNDYVIYKDLIFVGVFIMLIANLVSDILAYKINPYRGDLE is encoded by the coding sequence ATAGCTGCGTTTATTTTAAAAAATGTATTACTTACAGCGATCAATATTGTTGTATCGACGTTTTTTTGTATGTCATTGTTAAACATGTTCTCGAGTAACAGCTCCGGCGTTCCGTTTGTTCAAAAAAATGTATTTAAGGAATACCTAGAATACGTTGGATTGCTTAAAAGCATTGTAAGTTACAAGGTAGTTTATGATTTTGATCCCAACTTAGCTTTGGACAAAAGTTGCTTTGCTAAACAAATTGCAGGAAATTCATACATGGTATACAAAACAAAGTATAAGGGATTAATATGGGGGGAGCCTCGTTACTCGCCACTAACGAAAGGCAGTCCGACAATAAACGTAATTTTCAGCAAAATAAAAAACACATTAAAGCTGTCGATTCCAGGCATCACATTCGCCTACATAATTGCTGTCTCTTTTGTTATCGCTTGGACTCTAGTTGTAAAAAATAACAGTCTGAATAACGTTTTGGATTACATAATGTTATTTCTAAATTCGCTGCCACGGAACCTGGTTATAATGCTAATAATTTCCACGCTCTATTATTTCAACATGGATCCAAAAAATTCAATAATGGGTGGTTTTGGATGGTTTTTTTCATTTTTCCTGTTTAACGCAGTTATTTTCAAGCAAGCCCTACACAAAAATCTGGCTGAGTGCTACATAACAACTGCAAAATCAAAAGGACTTAAAAGAATAAAAGTAATACTACGTCATGCATTAACTCCCTCATTAATCCCAATAGTTACCAACCTCAGGTCTACCCTTGCAACAACTTTCTTTGGTACATCTATGATTGAAACAATGTTTGGAATCGATGGAGTAGGTTCTCTGACAATTAATTCCATCAAAAGTAATGATTATGTTATTTACAAGGACTTAATATTCGTTGGGGTTTTTATTATGCTTATAGCAAATTTAGTAAGTGACATATTGGCATATAAAATCAATCCTTACAGAGGAGACCTAGAATAA
- a CDS encoding PQQ-binding-like beta-propeller repeat protein → MNKSFCVFVFFASCFFLSADVNLYFQRALTGKVVASPILDEKRNTITVLTKDKWLITYSMSLQKKYSYRIDRTPHPFLLKDFDNGYYVITVRNEVQKIRRGKLVWKYRLDAPPIKAPSMGNGYILVPQGDSKVVALGLRDGRKVFEVNTEGKASTSAVVLDNGNFYIANENCTMFAFSSLGDSIWSISLRSYPNVFMVNTNDEIIVGHRSGDVVLYGSDVGAVLSSLNLGYPIDFLFEKFNGEYVAVSRDGGFFNLSRNLGLRFTKKLSLNISEAVLYNNRNLFIAASPNGVLSLDEHFRPVDRYDNIGGVSGLSANFGVIAAGGLDWVLTTYYYEYKDELDVKVWNQPLGNRYHQNRIAFKAKSLVDDDEIYLSLDEMLNVEYSRSAYNKFINTLDFLAGKYGSFPKKYLDLYRKAFNKWLSPRGGINRIAQRGELYRYFVYVDDESSIKSLIKTAIEEKDINNIIEVLKIVSKFEYYHEQYDLVYNYVQYVILNYQGSLDIAYAVLLNLRRIILNSSEDDLKIYRDKCLALLKFIRRQNFSEKINEYINEIMRVL, encoded by the coding sequence TTGAATAAAAGTTTTTGTGTCTTTGTTTTTTTTGCTTCTTGCTTTTTTCTCTCAGCGGACGTTAATCTTTATTTTCAGAGAGCTTTAACAGGGAAAGTGGTGGCAAGCCCTATTTTGGATGAGAAGCGCAATACGATTACAGTGTTAACCAAAGATAAGTGGTTGATTACTTACAGTATGTCTTTGCAAAAAAAGTATTCTTACAGGATAGACAGAACTCCTCATCCTTTTCTTTTAAAGGATTTTGATAATGGGTATTATGTCATTACGGTGCGTAATGAGGTTCAAAAGATTAGAAGGGGCAAGCTTGTTTGGAAATACAGACTGGATGCTCCCCCCATAAAAGCACCCTCAATGGGCAATGGCTATATTTTAGTTCCTCAAGGCGATTCAAAAGTTGTTGCTCTAGGACTTAGAGATGGTAGAAAAGTTTTTGAAGTCAATACAGAAGGGAAAGCCTCAACTTCGGCTGTTGTTCTTGATAATGGTAATTTTTACATTGCAAATGAAAATTGCACAATGTTTGCTTTCAGTTCTTTAGGGGATAGCATATGGAGTATTTCTCTCAGGTCCTATCCTAATGTATTTATGGTAAATACTAATGATGAGATTATTGTGGGACATCGATCTGGTGATGTTGTACTTTATGGTAGTGACGTTGGAGCAGTTTTAAGTTCTCTTAATTTGGGCTATCCTATTGATTTTTTGTTTGAAAAATTTAATGGAGAATATGTTGCAGTGTCTAGAGATGGGGGTTTTTTTAATTTAAGTAGAAATCTTGGGCTTAGATTTACTAAAAAGTTAAGCCTTAATATTAGTGAAGCTGTTCTTTATAACAATCGTAATCTTTTTATTGCTGCTAGTCCGAATGGGGTTTTGTCGCTTGATGAGCATTTCAGGCCAGTAGATAGATATGATAATATTGGAGGTGTGTCAGGTCTTAGTGCTAATTTTGGAGTGATTGCTGCAGGTGGGCTTGATTGGGTATTGACTACTTATTATTATGAATATAAGGATGAGCTTGATGTTAAGGTTTGGAATCAACCGTTGGGTAATAGATATCATCAAAATAGAATAGCTTTTAAAGCAAAGTCTTTAGTGGATGATGATGAGATTTATTTATCTCTTGACGAAATGCTGAATGTTGAATATAGCAGGAGCGCTTATAATAAGTTTATCAATACTCTAGACTTTCTGGCAGGCAAGTATGGTAGTTTTCCAAAAAAATATTTAGATTTATACAGAAAAGCTTTTAATAAATGGCTTTCTCCTAGGGGCGGAATCAATAGGATAGCGCAAAGGGGAGAACTTTATAGGTATTTTGTTTATGTTGACGATGAATCTTCAATTAAGAGTCTTATAAAGACAGCGATTGAGGAGAAGGATATTAACAATATCATTGAAGTACTTAAAATTGTTTCTAAATTTGAATATTATCATGAGCAGTATGACCTTGTTTATAACTATGTGCAGTATGTTATATTAAATTATCAGGGAAGCCTGGACATAGCATATGCTGTTCTTTTGAATTTGAGAAGGATAATTTTGAACTCTTCAGAGGATGATCTTAAAATTTATAGGGATAAGTGCTTAGCTTTGTTAAAGTTTATAAGACGGCAAAATTTTTCTGAGAAAATTAATGAATACATTAATGAGATTATGAGAGTTCTTTGA
- the nth gene encoding endonuclease III has protein sequence MLDVDLIVNETLSRYPDVKPFLNFKNNYELLVMVILSARTTDNMVNKIAPSLFKRYGSFQRLANANLMEVEKLIYSLGFYTNKSRNIINCARILLKNFKGVIPDNILDLVSLPGVGRKTANVILGVVYNQPAIIVDTHFSRVVTRHRITLEKTPLKIELDLKNKIPSDKQYRFSMAINKHGRDICTSRAKDCRNCFLEEFSPRLF, from the coding sequence ATGCTTGATGTTGATTTAATTGTAAATGAGACTTTATCTAGATATCCGGATGTTAAGCCTTTTCTAAATTTTAAAAATAATTACGAGCTTTTAGTGATGGTGATTTTAAGTGCAAGAACAACAGATAATATGGTTAATAAAATTGCGCCTAGTCTTTTTAAAAGGTACGGAAGTTTTCAGAGATTGGCTAATGCTAATTTAATGGAAGTTGAGAAATTAATTTATAGCTTGGGGTTTTATACAAACAAATCTAGGAACATCATAAATTGTGCACGGATTCTTTTAAAGAATTTTAAAGGTGTAATTCCGGATAATATTTTAGATCTTGTATCTCTTCCAGGAGTGGGTAGGAAGACAGCTAATGTTATTCTTGGAGTTGTTTATAACCAGCCTGCAATAATTGTAGATACTCATTTTAGCAGGGTTGTCACAAGACACAGAATTACCCTTGAGAAAACCCCCCTAAAAATTGAATTAGATTTAAAGAATAAAATACCGTCTGATAAACAATACAGATTCTCCATGGCCATCAACAAACACGGAAGAGATATCTGTACGTCTCGTGCTAAAGATTGCAGAAATTGTTTCCTAGAAGAGTTTTCACCAAGACTTTTTTAA
- a CDS encoding DUF4340 domain-containing protein yields MEKKGTLLGKKEYMKIAMIFILLSSSLLGIVFSNKNKVTRILQEKLVEIDFNQIAKIETELEGNLTKTEKGWELKYNDVNLPIDEKRVTSMIQALKNLQKNKLVSRDPKKHKELGIKENPDFKFFDDKNNLITEIFIGNSGEGDSRLSYIKRSDDNVYLTNNIFLSYKGNSYNTFANTKLFREENSKLEKLSLVIFNKPNKDEEDAIQSNYNLYKKDELYFLNEEHLKKEKPLQMIKEFTTDGFEIDKNKIKEHKLQYNIEIIWSNKSVNNIDVYFSKDEKDKDILLKKDNDEYYYITNKWAFFDVFNLEKNIKINDIHFSEDHTHDDHEHHH; encoded by the coding sequence ATGGAGAAGAAAGGAACATTGTTAGGAAAGAAAGAGTACATGAAGATAGCGATGATTTTTATACTACTATCTTCATCCTTGTTAGGGATAGTATTTTCAAATAAAAATAAGGTTACAAGAATTTTACAAGAAAAATTAGTTGAAATTGACTTTAATCAAATTGCAAAAATTGAGACAGAGCTTGAGGGTAATCTTACAAAAACAGAAAAAGGATGGGAACTTAAATATAATGATGTCAATCTTCCAATTGATGAGAAAAGAGTAACCTCTATGATCCAAGCTCTAAAGAATTTACAAAAAAACAAACTTGTGAGCAGAGATCCCAAAAAACATAAAGAACTAGGTATTAAAGAAAATCCAGATTTTAAATTTTTTGATGACAAAAATAACTTGATAACAGAGATATTTATTGGAAACTCAGGAGAAGGGGATTCAAGATTATCCTACATAAAAAGAAGTGATGATAATGTATACTTAACCAATAATATTTTCTTATCATACAAAGGTAATTCTTACAATACGTTTGCAAATACCAAACTTTTCAGAGAAGAAAACTCAAAACTGGAAAAATTATCTCTGGTAATATTTAATAAACCAAACAAAGATGAAGAAGATGCAATACAAAGTAATTATAATTTATATAAAAAAGATGAACTTTATTTTTTAAACGAGGAGCATTTAAAAAAAGAAAAACCATTGCAGATGATCAAAGAATTTACAACAGATGGATTTGAAATAGATAAAAATAAAATCAAGGAACATAAACTCCAATACAACATTGAAATCATATGGAGCAACAAAAGCGTAAACAACATCGATGTTTACTTTAGTAAAGATGAAAAAGACAAGGACATTCTACTTAAGAAAGACAACGATGAGTATTACTACATCACCAATAAATGGGCTTTCTTCGATGTATTTAATTTAGAAAAAAACATAAAGATAAACGATATTCACTTTAGTGAGGATCATACACATGATGACCATGAACATCACCATTAA
- the mnmD gene encoding tRNA (5-methylaminomethyl-2-thiouridine)(34)-methyltransferase MnmD, translating to MGELVFKGRTLYSSRFEDVYYHPQFGLEESIHVFIEGCGLDTDLVSLKAVNIGELGFGTGLNFIALLKCLRENLIKTRVNYYSIEGFPLEKEKIRQVSRFFDKELGYFRLLLKRYPSLPRKDVKVRVTENVNLKILIGDARKKLKEIPCCMDYWFMDGFSPNKNPEMWGGEIFNLISQKSKGGAKLSTFSSAKIVKDGLKLASFDYSRVKGFNNKRHMIRARKKEKKVGEI from the coding sequence GTGGGTGAACTGGTGTTTAAAGGACGGACCCTTTATTCGAGTAGATTTGAGGATGTTTATTACCATCCTCAGTTTGGTCTCGAAGAAAGTATTCATGTGTTCATTGAGGGCTGTGGCTTGGACACTGATCTGGTGAGTTTAAAGGCTGTAAATATTGGGGAATTGGGATTCGGAACTGGACTTAATTTCATAGCGCTTTTGAAGTGCTTGAGGGAAAATTTAATAAAGACAAGGGTTAATTACTATTCGATCGAAGGGTTTCCACTAGAGAAGGAAAAAATTAGGCAAGTATCTAGATTTTTTGATAAAGAGTTGGGGTATTTCAGGTTATTACTCAAAAGATACCCGAGTCTGCCTAGGAAAGACGTAAAGGTAAGAGTAACAGAAAATGTTAATTTGAAGATACTGATTGGAGACGCCAGGAAAAAGCTTAAAGAAATTCCTTGTTGTATGGACTATTGGTTCATGGATGGGTTTAGTCCAAACAAAAATCCGGAAATGTGGGGTGGAGAAATTTTTAATTTAATTTCACAAAAAAGCAAAGGTGGAGCGAAACTTTCAACGTTCTCTTCAGCAAAAATTGTAAAAGATGGTTTAAAGCTTGCAAGTTTTGATTACTCTAGAGTGAAAGGTTTCAATAATAAAAGACACATGATAAGGGCACGAAAAAAGGAAAAGAAGGTAGGCGAAATCTAA